The genomic interval AAAAGCTAACAAGTAACATTGTTGAATAGCAGAGGTATGTCGTTTTGAAATCAAGGTTTATCATACTCATAGTTTGCCTGCTTTTGTGCATCTCTGGATATGCCTATGCTCAAGAGTTGGTGGTTGTATCCAGGCCGGACGGTAACGGTACAGCTCAGGCAGAGCAGGAGTGGCACTTCTCCGCAGATAAAGTTGTTGCCGAGAATGACAGTGAGTATGTTCAAGCCTACGGTAATGTAACTGTCCGAAGCGGGAAAAGTTACCTTAAAGCTGATTTTGCACGCTTTTATCAGGCCACCAAATGGATTTACCTGAAAGGCAACGTTAAAGCTGAGTGGAAAGGAGATTTCTACAATGCTGCTGAAGCTGAATTCGATCTGAATAATATGGTCGGATGGCTTAAGAAAGGGCGCGTTTTTGTTGCAAAACCTCATGTTTATTTTGAAAGCGAATTTATAGAAAAGCACAACGGAGCTACTTACAGCTTTAAAGATGCAAAAGTTACTGCCTGTGACGGGGAGAATCCCGCTTGGTCTTTTGAGGCCGGAGAAGGCGATATCACTCTGGACGGGTATGCAAGACTTTGGCATTCCAAATTTAAAATAAAAGGTGTGCCTGTAGCATATACACCGTTTATGAGCCTCCCGATAGATCAGAAACGCCAGTCCGGTATCCTGACTCCTGAATTAGGTTCGTCGCAAAAGAAAGGTACAAGAATCAGTATCCCCTACTACTGGGCCATAAACGACGAAATGGATCTTACCGCTTACGGTGAGTATATGGACAAACGCGGTTTCAGACCCGGCGTTGAATTCCGCCATACTGAAGATGCAAACTCAAAGGGTGAATGGCGGGCCGACTGGTTGTATGACGGTAAAACATACAATAACTCAGCTGATGCCGACAGTGTATTTAAAGACGATGGAATGATCAGACCTAATCATAACAGATGGTGGGTCAGGTCAAAATATAACGGTTATGTAGGTTCTCCAGACTGGCAGACTATTGTTGACCTTGATGCTGTTTCTGATCAGGATTACCTGCGTGAATTCAGTTCCGGGGCAAACGGATATGATTCAACCCGAGATAGTTTTCTGGAAGAATTCGGCCGTGACATTGAGGCGGCAGATTCTGATCATAGAATCAGTACTGCGTTGATTGCTAAAAGCTGGAATAATTATTCGATTTCGGGCCTTGTTCAGTATGATGAAAATCTGAATTATCGTAATGGTAATAATCCAGGCGATAAAAATCCTACCTTGCAAAAATTGCCTCAGTTAAATGCATATGCCTTTAAAGGTAATTTGTTCGGAACGCCTCTTGAGTGGGAAGGCGAAGCAAGTGCCAACTATTTCTGGCGTGAATACGGTATGTCCGGCGGAAGGTTTGATATGCATCCTGAAGTAAGCATGCCGCTCTCAGTCGGAGGGGTAACTTTTATTCCGAGCGCAGGGGTAAGGGCAACGGCTTATGCTATGGATTCTTTCCAGAATGCAAGCTCTAAGATCAGCAGAGATTCAACTCAGGGGCACATTCTTGCTGATGCCGGCGTCAGCGCATTTTCAGATTTTTTCAGAGTTTTTGATTTAGGTTCAGCTCCGGTTGTTTCTAAAGAAAATATCGGTAAAAGCAGC from Desulfovibrio gilichinskyi carries:
- a CDS encoding LPS-assembly protein LptD; its protein translation is MKSRFIILIVCLLLCISGYAYAQELVVVSRPDGNGTAQAEQEWHFSADKVVAENDSEYVQAYGNVTVRSGKSYLKADFARFYQATKWIYLKGNVKAEWKGDFYNAAEAEFDLNNMVGWLKKGRVFVAKPHVYFESEFIEKHNGATYSFKDAKVTACDGENPAWSFEAGEGDITLDGYARLWHSKFKIKGVPVAYTPFMSLPIDQKRQSGILTPELGSSQKKGTRISIPYYWAINDEMDLTAYGEYMDKRGFRPGVEFRHTEDANSKGEWRADWLYDGKTYNNSADADSVFKDDGMIRPNHNRWWVRSKYNGYVGSPDWQTIVDLDAVSDQDYLREFSSGANGYDSTRDSFLEEFGRDIEAADSDHRISTALIAKSWNNYSISGLVQYDENLNYRNGNNPGDKNPTLQKLPQLNAYAFKGNLFGTPLEWEGEASANYFWREYGMSGGRFDMHPEVSMPLSVGGVTFIPSAGVRATAYAMDSFQNASSKISRDSTQGHILADAGVSAFSDFFRVFDLGSAPVVSKENIGKSSWTKIKHNFVPRLDYNWVQDDPDQEKLPYFDSRDRITKANDITFSLTNVLDRSRSMVTAGKDGEAVLEDEYLEFFRFRVEEGYDIDEADRSADLSQYERRPFSDLMGEIILTPYNFVSLTSKTYLSPYLGDITEHENILKFFNDTYGEILFGYDYLRKIDEYKRQQDTDMQIMRYAAKAYLPWGLVVTGQYRVDVDNNRDLEKTVALGWNHQCFSVEVLASTTTIDERYSVNFNLIDFSSF